A genomic region of Deltaproteobacteria bacterium contains the following coding sequences:
- a CDS encoding sigma-54 dependent transcriptional regulator — MRKILIVDDEVSVRDSLRMIFKKDYQVIMAGSAEEAIITVKSEEPDLIFLDIIMPEKDGMQALKEIRGMHPQIPVIMLTATKTLKTAVEAMKLGAYDYITKPFDVEELKLIAQKALESRDLRRENRRLQGEVEERYHFDNIIGKSKEMRDIYATIRQIAEKNSTVLIHGESGTGKELVARAIHYNSHRKNKPFVAVNCAAIPETLIESELFGHEKGAFTDAQTRRIGHFELADQGTLFLDEISELILPTQAKILRALQERDFVRVGGGKTISVDVRLISATNKNLEELMARGAFRSDLFYRINVVPVTIPPLRKRKEDILLLAKHFLDKHAGVGKKKISPEAMDILIAYDWPGNVRELENIIERIVVLTTSDTITPDDVPSSLKTESRVELIKLGVLDGRISFEDAEKEFERDIIIEALKKSNFVQTRAADLLGMSRRILKYKMDKYSIAEPPEN, encoded by the coding sequence ATGCGGAAGATTTTGATTGTCGATGATGAAGTAAGCGTGCGGGATTCGCTACGCATGATCTTTAAAAAAGATTATCAAGTGATCATGGCTGGTAGTGCGGAAGAAGCCATTATCACAGTAAAGAGCGAAGAACCAGATTTAATTTTTTTAGATATCATCATGCCGGAGAAGGATGGTATGCAGGCTCTCAAGGAGATCCGGGGGATGCACCCCCAGATTCCGGTCATTATGCTCACCGCTACCAAGACCCTGAAAACTGCTGTGGAAGCCATGAAACTGGGAGCTTACGACTATATCACCAAGCCTTTTGATGTGGAGGAATTGAAATTAATTGCTCAAAAGGCCTTAGAGAGTCGTGACCTCAGGAGGGAAAACCGGAGGCTGCAGGGAGAAGTAGAAGAGCGCTACCATTTTGATAATATCATCGGCAAGTCCAAAGAAATGCGGGATATTTATGCCACAATCCGACAAATCGCCGAAAAAAATTCCACGGTTTTGATTCACGGCGAAAGCGGGACGGGGAAAGAGTTAGTCGCCCGAGCCATCCACTATAACAGCCACCGCAAGAATAAACCTTTTGTGGCGGTAAATTGTGCGGCCATTCCCGAGACGCTGATTGAAAGCGAACTTTTCGGGCACGAAAAGGGTGCTTTCACGGATGCCCAGACTCGACGAATTGGACATTTTGAACTGGCCGATCAAGGAACCCTTTTTCTGGATGAAATTTCTGAACTGATCTTGCCCACTCAGGCCAAAATCCTTCGCGCTTTACAGGAAAGGGACTTTGTCCGGGTGGGAGGGGGGAAGACCATTAGCGTGGATGTGCGCCTGATCTCGGCCACCAATAAGAATCTGGAAGAGCTGATGGCCCGGGGAGCTTTCCGTTCGGATCTTTTCTACCGCATTAACGTCGTCCCTGTAACGATTCCACCCTTGCGCAAGAGAAAAGAAGATATTCTTCTGCTAGCGAAGCACTTTCTGGATAAACACGCTGGGGTCGGGAAAAAGAAAATTTCACCCGAAGCCATGGATATCCTGATAGCTTATGATTGGCCGGGGAACGTTCGCGAATTAGAAAATATCATCGAGCGGATCGTAGTGCTTACCACTTCGGATACAATAACCCCCGATGACGTTCCATCTTCTTTGAAGACCGAATCCCGGGTGGAATTAATCAAGCTGGGAGTGTTAGACGGGAGAATTTCTTTCGAAGATGCTGAAAAAGAATTCGAGAGGGACATTATCATAGAGGCCCTAAAAAAGAGCAATTTTGTGCAGACCCGAGCTGCAGACCTTTTGGGTATGAGCAGAAGAATTCTAAAATACAAGATGGACAAATATAGTATCGCGGAACCACCCGAAAACTGA
- a CDS encoding DUF1848 family protein produces MGRKDLLVISASRRTDLVGCFPGVMIERLREYPPQDVHSVVVWTKNPQNMIMEGELRKVLREYRLIYVHLTITGMGGGEFEPMIPHWKEVVKMIGPLVDLVGGPLRISWRFDPILKVEGDGKAYSNFDLFPALADAIAPFGIKICRVSWVSPYKKVVIRLGQKGWRLIPQIHDEKISQAGQLADFAQRHGMDIHFCSMEGFPVSRCIDGEFLSKIHPDGLACSKEKAKGQRELCGCTHSIDIGWYSLQCKHGCLYCYARPWKK; encoded by the coding sequence ATGGGTAGGAAAGATCTCCTTGTCATATCGGCCAGTCGCAGGACTGACCTGGTGGGGTGTTTCCCCGGGGTGATGATAGAGCGACTCAGGGAGTATCCGCCCCAAGATGTGCACTCCGTAGTCGTGTGGACCAAAAATCCCCAAAATATGATCATGGAAGGGGAATTAAGGAAAGTTCTTAGGGAATATCGGCTGATTTACGTCCACCTTACCATCACGGGTATGGGTGGAGGGGAATTTGAACCCATGATTCCCCATTGGAAAGAAGTTGTCAAGATGATCGGACCCCTGGTTGACCTTGTGGGAGGTCCCCTACGTATTTCCTGGAGGTTTGACCCCATCTTAAAAGTGGAAGGGGATGGAAAAGCATACAGCAACTTTGATCTGTTCCCAGCATTAGCCGATGCCATTGCTCCCTTCGGAATTAAGATTTGCCGGGTGAGTTGGGTTTCACCTTATAAAAAAGTAGTGATCCGATTGGGCCAAAAAGGCTGGCGTCTTATTCCTCAAATTCATGATGAAAAGATTAGCCAAGCTGGACAATTGGCCGATTTTGCCCAAAGGCATGGAATGGACATCCATTTTTGCTCCATGGAAGGGTTTCCAGTTTCACGCTGTATCGATGGTGAATTTCTAAGCAAAATTCACCCCGATGGACTGGCCTGTTCAAAAGAAAAAGCCAAGGGGCAACGGGAACTCTGTGGGTGCACCCATAGCATAGACATTGGCTGGTATTCTCTTCAGTGTAAACACGGATGTTTGTATTGTTATGCCCGCCCGTGGAAAAAATAG